In Garra rufa chromosome 15, GarRuf1.0, whole genome shotgun sequence, a single genomic region encodes these proteins:
- the lrriq3 gene encoding uncharacterized protein lrriq3, whose protein sequence is MNSLEGYKAYLVNCSQSLILDHSYWASEDDKDLKDIVMVRLSGLLLKSLDQIGSCRALRICILADNFLTRIDALMECTCVVKLDLKGNQIVQLPDASCWSNLKELQLLYLHDNNISTWNNIKGLSGCLKLTALTLFDTPLSLKKNYRHCLVNNIWSLKALDNFVISDEEIIQNWVLPFQFKAMKQHFCVSLYPSTKSDSFETEMKVAYKIISEINRIQAFYSPTLIIQRWLRGYLIRRSLGLCCTKKQIESGKPFISNPPLRTENDQVPSQSQETLEEDTDDHCEQEKEEIDAEIIRLHVNLNNLMQTGYPEDLQEAANSKSDDNLQDIKAPCNTPQCSPRLKSEVQLNTCDQDFIVTVDPCNEDIEQGTFRVLGLKASVHQSEPLSGMPWSHKAAGQDVREATSHFPTQRPRLQPHSPAITSGKHLIGHCHDGISLTPFKVIEKAHLAFEKARMQRDLAEKVTELHIDREVAKGRRDIFKEARRTEVHLRKERERMDMEKTLSLQRAKKEQDIHHARQKHAQFLEEKRMRIQEQEMVCSFSQQHNSLANAVLRYSTWKRGNKQ, encoded by the exons ATGAATTCCCTGGAAGGATACAAGGCCTATTTGGTAAACTGCTCTCAGTCTCTGATACTGGATCACAGCTACTGGGCATCAGAGGATGATAAGGACCTGAAGGACATTGTGATGGTCAGATTGAGCGGTTTGCTTTTAAAAAGTCTGGATCAGATTGGGTCTTGCAGAGCATTGCGGATTTGCATCTTGGCTGACAACTTTCTAACAAGGATTGATGCTCTGATGGAATGCACTTGCGTGGTGAAGTTAGATCTGAAAGGAAATCAG ATTGTTCAGCTTCCTGATGCTTCATGTTGGagtaatttaaaagaactgcaacTTCTATATCTACACGACAACAACATATCAACCTGGAACAATATCAAAGGCCTGTCCGGGTGTTTAAAACTGACTGCTTTAACTCTCTTTGACACTCCGCTTAGTTTGAAGAAGAACTATAGGCACTGCCTGGTCAACAACATATGGTCACTGAAGGCCTTGGACAACTTTGTTATCTCTGATGAGGAGATCATTCAAAACTGGGTTCTCCCCTTTCAATTCAAAGCCATGAAACAACACTTTTGTGTCAGTTTGTACCCATCTACAAAGTCG GATTCATTTGAGACAGAGATGAAAGTGGCATATAAAATAATCTCTGAGATAAACAGGATTCAAGCCTTTTATTCCCCTACACTTATTATTCAGCGCTGGCTTAGAGGTTATTTAATCAGAAGAAGTCTTGG GCTTTGCTGTACAAAGAAACAGATAGAGTCTGGGAAACCATTCATTTCCAACCCACCTCTGAGGACAGAAAATGACCAGGTACCATCTCAGTCTCAGGAAACCCTGGAGGAGGACACAGATGACCACTGTGAGCAA GAAAAGGAGGAGATAGATGCAGAGATTATAAGGCTTCATGTGAACCTTAATAATCTGATGCAAACTGGCTACCCAGAG GATTTACAGGAGGCTGCAAATTCTAAATCAGATGACAATCTACAAGACATAAAAGCACCATGCAACACCCCCCAATGCAGTCCAAGACTAAAATctgaagtccaactaaacactTGTGACCAAG atttcaTTGTGACTGTTGATCCCTGTAATGAAGACATTGAACAAGGAACCTTTCGTGTTTTGGGACTAAAGGCTTCGGTCCACCAGAGTGAGCCACTGAGTGGCATGCCATGGTCTCATAAAGCTGCAGGACAGGACGTCCGTGAGGCCACCAGCCATTTTCCCACTCAAAGACCTCGTCTACAGCCGCACTCACCTGCCATTACTTCAGGAAAGCATCTGATTGGTCACTGCCATGATGGCATCAGCCTCACCCCCTTCAAAGTTATTGAAAAAGCCCATCTAGCATTTGAGAAAGCCAGAATGCAGAGAGACCTTGCAGAGAAGGTAACCGAGCTTCACATTGACCGTGAAGTAGCCAAGGGTCGCCGAGACATCTTTAAAGAGGCCCGCAGGACAGAAGTGCATCTGCGCAAAGAGCGGGAAAGGATGGATATGGAAAAAACTCTTAGTCTGCAGAGAGCCAAGAAGGAGCAGGATATCCATCATGCGCGTCAGAAACATGCCCAGTTTTTGGAGGAGAAGAGGATGAGGATTCAGGAGCAAGAGATGGTTTGCAGTTTCAGCCAACAGCATAACTCTCTAGCGAACGCCGTGCTCAGATACAGCACTTGGAAACGTGGTAACAAGCAATAA
- the acot11b gene encoding acyl-coenzyme A thioesterase 11b, translating into MANEPTDPMPLELPMFILENGEMYRNPTEVKMSQIVLPCHANYCGELSAGQLLKWMDSTACLSAERHAGCSCITASVDDIHFETTIGVGQVVNITAKVNRAFTSSMEVGILVSCEDLFSDRQWKVCHAFATFVARRTETGKVQLKQVIPRTQAEQMEYSLAAERRRMRLIHAEIITDLLSSCSSQTVSERLDYQDAVPAERTRVESVELVLPPHANHQVSTFGGQIMAWMENVATISASRLCNAHPTLRSIDMFHFRGPSHIGDRLVLKAIVNNAFKESMEVGVCAEAYQGGEPLRHINTAFMTFEVLDNDRKPCTLPRIRPEPVDGKRRFQEAIARKKIRLDRKYIISCKQSEVPLSVPWDPSNQMYLSYNNVSALKMLAARTNWVLTSEKNKVSLYTLEENQMLCFKVETHVAVAAEQVFLLLSDLRRRKTWDHHYQECEVITDSNEDDTIYRVVTPSVSKGGKVQDFILLASRRRPCDSGDPYLIALRSVTLPAYPPTEDYNRGEVLCAGFSIWEEENSVTKISYYNQATPGVLPYISTDIAGLSSSFYCTFASCSAFLEENKDSLASLPTSSL; encoded by the exons ATGGCGAATGAGCCCACGGATCCTATGCCACTGGAATTGCCCATGTTTATTCTGGAGAATGGGGAGATGTACAGGAACCCAACTGAAGTAAAGATGAGCCAGATAGTCCTCCCCTGCCATGCAAACTACTGTGGAGAACTCAGCGCTGGGCAGCTGCTCAAGTGGATGGACTCCACAGCCTGCTTGTCTG CTGAGAGACATGCTGGCTGCTCTTGCATCACAGCCTCAGTGGATGACATTCACTTTGAAACCACCATAGG GGTCGGACAGGTTGTAAACATTACAGCCAAAGTCAACAGAGCCTTCACATCCAGCATGGAG GTTGGTATTTTGGTGAGCTGTGAAGATctcttcagtgacagacagtggaAGGTCTGTCACGCTTTTGCCACCTTTGTTGCCCGTCGTACTGAAACCGGAAAG GTACAGCTGAAGCAGGTGATTCCACGCACGCAGGCAGAGCAGATGGAGTACAGCCTCGCAGCCGAGCGCAGGAGGATGAGACTGATCCATGCAGAGATAATTACCGATCTTCTCAGCAGCTGCTCCTCTCAGACAG TGAGTGAGCGTTTAGATTACCAGGATGCCGTGCCTGCGGAGAGGACTCGGGTAGAAAGCGTCGAGCTGGTGCTCCCGCCTCATGCCAATCACCAGGTCAGCACGTTTGGTGGACAAATCATGGCCTGGATGGAGAATGTAGCCACCATCTCTGCCAG TCGTTTGTGTAATGCTCACCCGACTCTACGGAGTATAGACATGTTCCACTTTCGTGGGCCATCCCACATTGGAGACCGACTAGTGTTGAAGGCAATTGTAAACAATGCTTTCAAGGAAAG TATGGAGGTGGGAGTGTGTGCGGAGGCCTATCAGGGTGGAGAGCCTCTGCGACACATCAACACCGCCTTCATGACCTTTGAGGTCTTGGACAATGACAGGAAGCCATGCACGTTGCCAAGGATACGGCCTGAACCTGTG GATGGTAAAAGACGCTTTCAGGAAGCCATAGCCAGAAAGAAAATCCGCCTTGACAG GAAGTACATAATATCCTGCAAACAAAGTGAGGTTCCTCTCTCGGTTCCCTGGGACCCAAGTAACCAG ATGTACCTCAGTTACAATAATGTTTCGGCACTGAAGATGTTGGCTGCCCGGACTAACTGGGTTTTAACCTCAGAGAAAAACAAG GTGAGTTTATACACACTGGAGGAGAACCAGATGTTGTGCTTTAAGGTGGAGACTCATGTGGCTGTGGCGGCCGAGCAGGTGTTTCTGTTACTCTCTGATCTAAGACGAAGGAAGACATGGGACCACCACTACCA AGAGTGTGAAGTGATAACTGACTCAAATGAAGACGACACCATCTACCGTGTTGTCACCCCCTCTGTGTCTAAAGGGGGCAAAGTACAAGACTTCATCCTCCTGGCCTCTAGGAGGCGCCCTTGTGATTCTGG AGACCCTTATTTGATTGCCTTGCGTTCTGTAACTCTGCCGGCATACCCTCCCACTGAAGACTACAACAGAGGAGAGGTGCTCTGTGCTGGGTTCAGTATCTGGGAAGAGGAAAACTCCGTTACTAAG ATTTCTTACTACAACCAGGCCACTCCTGGCGTGCTGCCCTATATCTCCACTGACATCGCTGGGCTTTCCTCCAGCTTCTACTGCACCTTTGCCTCATGTAGCGCTTTCCTGGAGGAGAATAAAGACAGCCTGGCTTCCCTGCCCACCTCCAGCCTGTGA